From Lolium perenne isolate Kyuss_39 chromosome 5, Kyuss_2.0, whole genome shotgun sequence, a single genomic window includes:
- the LOC127299185 gene encoding uncharacterized protein — translation MAEPKTGKSKSSKSKKHQANDEASAKKAAKAKADATAAPAAPSLDAHFKPCADVTGLRFGAQLVTRALTVRRAAPLELPHLLRVAVPDAEQKQQHKSKPQPQLSFAPTTTAYIPTNFAILAHHAWHTLTLGLGTKNSKAAVFVFESAAMKAAADAAWPQVLPLGDVGKRLLRAAPGAPEMARFKFRKGCVTFYVYAVRTAGARGFARAEELRAVIEAVAKLKDFLDHTAMLALPGQRSIDAAPVGAVH, via the coding sequence ATGGCGGAGCCAAAGACTGGCAAGAGCAAGTCGTCCAAGTCCAAGAAACACCAGGCCAACGACGAGGCATCcgccaagaaagcggccaaggCGAAGGCCGACGCCACGGCCGCGCCCGCCGCGCCGTCGCTGGACGCGCACTTCAAGCCGTGCGCGGACGTGACGGGCCTCCGATTCGGCGCGCAGCTCGTCACGCGCGCGCTCACcgtgcgccgcgccgcgccgctcgAGCTGCCGCACCTGCTCCGCGTCGCCGTCCCCGACGCCGAGCAGAAGCAGCAGCACAAGAGCAAGCCGCAGCCGCAGCTGTCGTTCGCGCCGACCACGACGGCGTACATCCCGACCAACTTCGCCATCCTGGCGCACCACGCGTGGCACACCCTCACGCTCGGCCTCGGCACCAAGAACTCCAAGGCCGCCGTCTTCGTCTTCGAGTCCGCCGCCATGaaggccgccgccgacgccgcctgGCCGCAGGTCCTGCCGCTCGGGGACGTCGGCAAGCGCCTCCTCCGCGCCGCCCCGGGCGCGCCGGAGATGGCGCGCTTCAAGTTCCGCAAGGGCTGCGTCACCTTCTACGTCTACGCCGTCCGGACCGCGGGAGCCCGCGGGTTCGCGCGCGCCGAGGAGCTCAGGGCGGTCATCGAGGCCGTCGCCAAGCTCAAGGACTTCTTGGATCACACCGCCATGCTCGCGCTCCCGGGGCAGAGGAGCATTGACGCCGCTCCAGTCGGTGCTGTGCATTGA
- the LOC127299186 gene encoding mitochondrial import inner membrane translocase subunit Tim9: MDKSMLGDLDNLPEEDKMRMAVMVDQLQVRDSLRMYNNLVERCFTDCVETFRRKTLDKQEESCVRRCAEKFLKHSMRVGMRFAELNQGVATPD; the protein is encoded by the exons ATGGACAAGAGTATGCTCGGCGACCTCGACAACCTCCCCGAGGAGGACAAGATGCGCATGGCCGTCATGGTCGACCAGCTCCAAGTCCGCGACAG TCTACGGATGTACAACAACCTGGTGGAGAGGTGCTTCACGGACTGCGTTGAGACATTCCGCCGCAAGACCCTGGACAAGCAAGAGGAGTCATGTGTCCGCCGCTGCGCCGAGAAGTTCCTGAAGCACTCCATGAGGGTCGGCATGCGATTCGCGGAGCTTAACCAGGGCGTTGCCACACCCGACTAA